A single genomic interval of Burkholderia sp. HI2500 harbors:
- a CDS encoding LysR family transcriptional regulator, with protein MELKLLRTFLTVTELSHFSRAADALHMSQPALSKQIGALEASLGGKLFERGRHGAELTAFGERFLPDAQALVRDADEILVRARELSSGQRGHLRLGICLSVLTLVPKLVAEFRSRNPGIAVTLSDLSSAEQTRRLRAGKLDAGFLRLPSDEGLSSFKVIDEALALAVPPHLGLKRVPADLGTLNEIGFIALQRARGQGLAAQVDRWCVERRFVPHVTQQAEDVQSVLASVAAGAGVAFIPSRAQYLLRDATVLPLDGKDAKWRVGLAWLSDRDDPVTTRFVSFMRAAIKNA; from the coding sequence ATGGAATTGAAACTGCTGCGAACCTTCCTGACGGTCACTGAGCTGAGCCATTTCAGCCGCGCGGCCGATGCGCTGCACATGAGCCAGCCGGCACTGAGCAAGCAGATCGGCGCGCTCGAGGCGAGCCTCGGCGGCAAGCTGTTCGAGCGCGGCCGGCACGGCGCGGAACTCACCGCGTTCGGCGAGCGCTTCCTGCCCGATGCGCAGGCGCTGGTGCGCGATGCGGACGAGATTCTCGTGCGCGCGCGTGAGCTGTCGAGCGGGCAGCGCGGTCATTTGCGGCTGGGCATCTGCCTGTCGGTGCTGACGCTCGTCCCGAAGCTCGTCGCGGAATTTCGCAGCCGGAATCCCGGCATTGCCGTGACGTTGAGCGACCTGTCGTCCGCGGAGCAGACGCGCCGGTTGCGCGCGGGCAAGCTCGATGCGGGATTCCTGCGCCTGCCGTCGGACGAAGGTTTGTCGTCGTTCAAGGTGATCGACGAGGCGCTGGCGCTGGCGGTACCGCCGCATCTCGGCCTGAAGCGCGTGCCGGCCGATCTCGGCACGCTCAACGAGATCGGCTTCATCGCGTTGCAGCGCGCACGCGGCCAAGGGTTGGCCGCGCAGGTCGACCGGTGGTGCGTCGAGCGCCGCTTCGTGCCGCACGTGACGCAGCAGGCCGAGGACGTGCAGTCGGTGCTCGCGTCGGTCGCGGCCGGCGCGGGCGTCGCGTTCATTCCGTCGCGTGCGCAATATCTGCTGCGCGACGCGACGGTATTGCCGCTCGACGGCAAGGATGCGAAGTGGCGCGTCGGGCTCGCATGGCTGTCGGATCGTGACGATCCCGTCACCACACGCTTCGTATCGTTCATGCGTGCCGCGATCAAGAATGCATGA
- a CDS encoding transcriptional regulator, whose product MTSESDDAPLDPALVATLATLNDAAGDPAGKAWSLPKIAKRTQLPMSTLRRVLTQLDAAGLSATTLNEDGTGSAALTDEGRAVCAQLFGANDAQ is encoded by the coding sequence ATGACTTCAGAATCCGACGACGCCCCGCTCGATCCCGCACTCGTCGCGACGCTCGCGACACTGAACGACGCCGCGGGCGATCCGGCCGGCAAGGCCTGGTCGCTGCCGAAGATCGCGAAACGCACGCAACTGCCGATGAGCACGCTGCGCCGCGTGCTGACGCAGCTCGACGCCGCGGGCCTGAGCGCGACGACGTTGAACGAGGACGGTACCGGCAGCGCCGCGCTGACCGACGAAGGGCGCGCGGTGTGCGCGCAACTGTTCGGCGCGAACGACGCGCAATGA
- a CDS encoding transporter, with product MKRMLPLAAASAFLAPFDALATHPLVSDDTGTQGNANWQFEFNAEETSKQEENGRHQLWNATLTRGFGEHVDLYVNAPYTHLQTRTDENGAGIGDVEIGMKWRFVERGPLSIALKPKLTAPTGNDRRGLGTGRVGAGATLLAQLDVARFSFLANAGMTYQPNRQGDLTSIWAVSGAAIYKATDTLQIVADIGTSRHTESGAGANPAFVIAGAIYSPKPWLDLDLGYRRGLNDQTYDHSVMGGVTVRW from the coding sequence ATGAAAAGAATGCTTCCGCTCGCAGCCGCGAGCGCCTTCCTCGCGCCGTTCGATGCGCTCGCCACCCATCCGCTCGTCAGCGACGACACGGGCACGCAGGGCAACGCGAACTGGCAGTTCGAATTCAACGCCGAGGAAACCTCGAAACAGGAAGAAAACGGCCGCCACCAGCTGTGGAACGCGACGCTCACGCGCGGGTTCGGCGAGCACGTCGATCTCTACGTGAACGCGCCTTACACGCATCTGCAAACGCGCACCGATGAAAACGGCGCCGGAATCGGCGATGTCGAGATCGGCATGAAATGGCGGTTCGTCGAGCGCGGCCCGCTGTCGATCGCGCTGAAGCCGAAACTGACCGCGCCGACCGGCAACGACCGGCGCGGGCTCGGCACCGGCCGCGTGGGCGCCGGCGCAACGCTGCTCGCGCAGCTCGACGTCGCGCGGTTTTCGTTCCTCGCGAATGCGGGCATGACGTACCAGCCGAATCGCCAGGGCGACCTGACGTCGATCTGGGCCGTGTCCGGCGCGGCGATCTACAAGGCGACCGACACGTTGCAGATCGTGGCCGACATCGGCACGTCGCGCCACACGGAAAGCGGTGCCGGCGCGAATCCCGCATTCGTGATCGCGGGCGCGATCTATTCGCCGAAGCCGTGGCTCGATCTCGACCTCGGCTACCGGCGCGGGCTGAACGACCAGACCTACGATCATTCAGTGATGGGCGGCGTGACGGTGCGGTGGTAG
- the mgtA gene encoding magnesium-translocating P-type ATPase: MTTRHNTSQKKQRGFIKAGGAQQNDPRIMRAAQEAARPLEETLKSLNTSTRGLTYDQAADRLQHYGPNEIAHDKPPHWTRQLLLSFHNPFVYVLLVLAAISFFTDVYFAAPDDRDYVGMTILLTMVTISALLRFVQEFRSLRAAEKLKAMVRTTATVQRAMTDTSEPTRREVPMREVVAGDIVHLSAGDMIPADVRLLASRDLFISQAVLTGEALPVEKYDTLGAVAGKSAGTRAADSATDTSASLLDLENVCFMGTNVVSGTATAVVVATGEDTYFGSLARNVVSHKRIETSFDRGVASVSWLLIKFMFVMVPIVFMINGLTKGDWLSALTFALAVAVGLTPEMLPMIVSANLARGAVAMARRKVVVKRLNSVQNFGAMDVLCTDKTGTLTQDKIILEHHLDLSGYKDEEILRLGWLNSFHQSGQKNLIDIAVVARADEIGERVKPQGYKKIDELPFDFVRRRLSVVVEDRHGTHLLICKGAVEEMLAVSTHVQDEDGVRPLDFVARKRLLEQASAYNEDGFRVLVLATRTIPRGDERQQYRTADEHDLVVRGFLTFLDPPKESAAPALAALRENGVAVKVLTGDNPVVTMKVCRQVGLEPGKPILGTEIEALDDATLAEVVERTTVFAKLTPLQKARIVKALQANGHTVGFLGDGINDAPALRDADVGISVDSGADIAKETADIILLEKSLMVLEEGVIKGRETFGNILKYLNMTASSNFGNVFSVLVASAFLPWEPMLATQLLVLNLIYDTSQMLLPWDKMDPEFLKKPRKWEAGNISRFMLWVGPTSSVFDITTYILMWTVFGAGAMYHLNGGTGGQIVMNSGWFIESLVSQTLVVHLLRTQKIPFLQSTAALPVLLSTFTAIAIGCWLPFSPFAESLGFMHLPGTFWLWLAATMVGYILLAQIVKTIYVRRYKQWF; encoded by the coding sequence ATGACAACACGACACAACACATCGCAAAAGAAACAGCGCGGCTTCATCAAGGCCGGCGGCGCCCAGCAGAACGACCCGCGCATCATGCGCGCCGCGCAGGAAGCGGCCCGTCCGCTCGAAGAGACGCTGAAGTCGCTGAACACCAGTACGCGCGGCCTCACCTACGACCAGGCCGCCGACCGCCTGCAGCACTACGGCCCGAACGAAATCGCGCACGACAAGCCGCCGCACTGGACCCGCCAGCTGCTGCTCTCGTTCCACAACCCGTTCGTCTACGTGCTGCTGGTACTCGCCGCCATCAGCTTCTTCACCGACGTCTACTTCGCGGCGCCCGACGATCGCGACTACGTCGGCATGACGATCCTGCTGACGATGGTCACGATCAGCGCGCTGCTGCGCTTCGTGCAGGAATTCCGTTCGCTGCGCGCGGCCGAGAAGCTGAAGGCGATGGTCCGCACGACGGCCACCGTGCAGCGTGCCATGACCGACACGTCCGAGCCGACACGCCGCGAGGTGCCGATGCGCGAAGTCGTGGCCGGCGACATCGTGCACCTGTCGGCCGGCGACATGATCCCGGCGGACGTGCGCCTGCTCGCGTCGCGCGACCTGTTCATCAGCCAGGCCGTGCTGACCGGCGAGGCGCTGCCCGTCGAGAAGTACGACACGCTCGGCGCGGTCGCCGGCAAATCCGCCGGCACGCGCGCGGCCGACTCCGCGACCGATACGTCGGCATCGCTGCTCGATCTCGAGAACGTCTGCTTCATGGGCACCAACGTCGTCAGCGGCACGGCGACGGCCGTCGTCGTCGCGACCGGCGAGGACACCTATTTCGGCTCGCTCGCGCGCAACGTCGTGAGCCACAAGCGCATCGAGACGAGCTTCGACCGCGGCGTCGCGAGCGTGAGCTGGCTGCTGATCAAGTTCATGTTCGTGATGGTGCCGATCGTGTTCATGATCAACGGGTTGACCAAGGGCGACTGGCTGAGCGCGCTCACGTTCGCCCTCGCGGTGGCCGTGGGCCTCACGCCCGAAATGCTGCCGATGATCGTCAGCGCGAACCTCGCGCGCGGCGCGGTGGCGATGGCGCGCCGCAAGGTCGTCGTCAAGCGGCTGAACTCGGTGCAGAACTTCGGCGCGATGGACGTGCTGTGCACCGACAAGACCGGCACGCTCACGCAGGACAAGATCATCCTCGAGCATCACCTCGACCTGTCGGGCTACAAGGACGAGGAGATCCTGCGGCTCGGCTGGCTGAACAGCTTCCACCAGAGCGGCCAGAAGAACCTGATCGACATCGCGGTCGTCGCGCGTGCCGACGAGATCGGCGAGCGCGTGAAGCCGCAGGGCTACAAGAAGATCGACGAACTGCCGTTCGACTTCGTGCGGCGCCGCCTGTCGGTCGTCGTCGAGGACAGGCACGGCACGCACCTGCTGATCTGCAAGGGCGCGGTCGAGGAAATGCTGGCCGTCTCCACGCACGTGCAGGACGAGGACGGCGTGCGCCCGCTCGACTTCGTCGCGCGCAAGCGGCTGCTCGAACAGGCCAGCGCGTACAACGAGGACGGCTTCCGCGTGCTCGTGCTCGCGACGCGCACGATCCCGCGCGGCGACGAGCGCCAGCAGTACCGCACCGCCGACGAACACGACCTCGTCGTGCGCGGCTTCCTGACCTTCCTCGATCCGCCGAAGGAATCGGCCGCGCCGGCGCTCGCCGCGCTGCGCGAAAACGGCGTCGCGGTGAAGGTGCTGACGGGCGACAACCCGGTCGTCACGATGAAGGTGTGCCGCCAGGTCGGCCTCGAGCCCGGCAAGCCGATCCTCGGCACGGAAATCGAAGCGCTCGACGACGCGACGCTCGCGGAAGTCGTCGAACGCACGACCGTGTTCGCGAAGCTCACGCCGCTGCAGAAGGCGCGCATCGTCAAGGCGCTGCAGGCGAACGGCCACACGGTCGGCTTCCTCGGCGACGGCATCAACGATGCGCCCGCGCTGCGCGACGCCGACGTCGGCATCTCGGTCGACAGCGGCGCCGACATCGCGAAGGAAACCGCGGACATCATCCTGCTCGAAAAGAGCCTGATGGTGCTCGAGGAAGGCGTGATCAAGGGCCGCGAGACGTTCGGCAACATCCTGAAGTACCTGAACATGACCGCCAGCTCGAACTTCGGCAACGTGTTCTCGGTGCTCGTCGCCAGCGCGTTCCTGCCGTGGGAGCCGATGCTCGCGACGCAGCTGCTCGTGCTGAACCTGATTTACGACACGTCGCAGATGCTGCTGCCGTGGGACAAGATGGATCCCGAGTTCCTGAAGAAACCGCGCAAGTGGGAAGCCGGCAACATCAGCCGCTTCATGCTGTGGGTCGGGCCGACGTCGTCGGTGTTCGACATCACGACGTACATCCTGATGTGGACGGTGTTCGGCGCGGGTGCGATGTATCACCTGAACGGCGGCACCGGCGGCCAGATCGTGATGAACTCGGGCTGGTTCATCGAGAGCCTGGTCTCGCAGACGCTCGTCGTGCACCTGCTGCGCACGCAGAAGATTCCGTTCCTGCAGAGCACGGCCGCGCTGCCGGTGCTGCTGTCGACGTTCACCGCGATCGCGATCGGCTGCTGGCTGCCGTTCTCGCCGTTCGCCGAATCCCTCGGCTTCATGCACCTGCCGGGCACCTTCTGGCTGTGGCTCGCCGCGACGATGGTCGGCTACATCCTGCTCGCGCAGATCGTCAAGACGATCTACGTGCGCCGCTACAAGCAGTGGTTCTGA
- a CDS encoding S8 family peptidase, with translation MRTTRFNFALARSAHARMLAGMLSAAALLPLAGCGGGGGGDGSNPSSSNAAPAPAPAPTPSPAPSNPTNPPTSSGSNACTTQQAAVQMAAQTAPTEPPIDHLIVKLKTLTATRAMAAIDNGTRLDAVIQRSLTRWTAPIAGSARAYASTVGQTPVNVQVERTISNGATVLALGQRMAATDAAALAQAFAADSDVDYAEPDHPMQIRDTPSDPLYSQQWYLSDPTAGINLPPAWNVTKGSPTVVTAVLDTGYRPHADLVGNILSGYSFISNVNTSNNGLTRSPDATDPGDWVTQQELDNANGPYYHCASQPSDSSWHGTRVMGVIGATANNGTGIAGVSWLGQILPVRVLGKCGGTTSDIADGMRWAAGIAVNGVPNNPRPAKVINLSLGGVGACSSTFQQAIDDVTAKGVTVIVAAGNDGLSTGLDQPANCRGVISVGATDATGRRASFSNFGPDVSLSAPGVNILSTSNTGTTTPGSDTYGLANGTSLATPQVTGVAALMLSVNGNLTPAQIQQKLQGGTRTAKLAAGTSCTAMPAGSGILDAGAAVASAH, from the coding sequence ATGAGAACCACGCGTTTCAATTTTGCGCTGGCGCGCTCCGCACATGCGCGCATGCTCGCCGGCATGCTGTCCGCCGCCGCCCTCCTGCCCCTCGCCGGTTGCGGCGGCGGAGGCGGCGGCGACGGCAGCAACCCGTCTTCTTCCAACGCAGCGCCTGCCCCTGCCCCTGCCCCCACGCCGTCTCCCGCGCCGTCCAATCCCACGAACCCGCCCACGTCGTCCGGCAGCAATGCGTGCACGACGCAGCAGGCCGCCGTGCAGATGGCCGCACAGACCGCGCCGACCGAACCGCCGATCGATCACCTGATCGTCAAGCTGAAGACGCTGACGGCCACGCGTGCGATGGCCGCCATCGACAACGGGACGCGGCTCGACGCAGTGATCCAGCGCTCGCTGACGCGCTGGACGGCGCCGATCGCCGGCAGCGCACGTGCGTATGCAAGCACGGTCGGGCAAACGCCGGTGAACGTGCAGGTCGAGCGGACGATCTCGAACGGCGCGACCGTGCTGGCGCTCGGCCAGCGCATGGCCGCCACCGACGCAGCCGCGCTCGCGCAGGCATTCGCAGCCGATTCCGACGTCGACTACGCGGAACCGGATCATCCGATGCAGATCCGCGACACGCCGAGCGACCCGCTCTACAGCCAGCAGTGGTACCTGTCCGACCCGACCGCCGGGATCAACCTGCCGCCCGCGTGGAACGTGACCAAGGGTTCGCCGACCGTCGTCACGGCCGTGCTCGACACGGGCTACCGGCCGCACGCCGACCTCGTCGGCAACATCCTGTCCGGCTACAGCTTCATCAGCAACGTCAACACCAGCAACAACGGCCTGACCCGCAGCCCTGACGCGACCGACCCGGGCGACTGGGTCACGCAGCAGGAACTCGACAACGCAAACGGTCCGTACTATCACTGCGCGAGCCAGCCGAGCGACAGCAGCTGGCACGGCACGCGCGTGATGGGCGTGATCGGCGCGACCGCCAACAACGGCACCGGCATCGCCGGCGTGTCGTGGCTCGGCCAGATCCTGCCGGTGCGCGTGCTCGGCAAGTGCGGCGGCACGACGAGCGACATCGCCGACGGGATGCGCTGGGCCGCCGGCATCGCGGTGAACGGCGTGCCGAACAACCCGCGCCCCGCAAAGGTCATCAACCTGAGCCTCGGTGGGGTCGGCGCGTGCAGCTCGACGTTCCAGCAGGCCATCGACGACGTGACCGCGAAGGGCGTGACCGTCATCGTCGCCGCGGGCAACGACGGCCTGTCGACCGGGCTCGACCAGCCCGCGAACTGCCGCGGCGTGATCAGCGTCGGCGCCACCGACGCGACCGGCCGCCGCGCGTCGTTCAGCAACTTCGGCCCCGATGTCTCGCTGAGCGCGCCGGGCGTCAACATCCTGTCGACGTCGAATACCGGCACGACGACCCCGGGCTCGGACACCTACGGCCTCGCGAACGGCACCAGCCTCGCCACGCCGCAAGTGACGGGGGTTGCCGCGCTGATGTTGTCGGTGAACGGCAACCTCACGCCCGCGCAGATCCAGCAGAAGCTGCAGGGCGGCACGCGCACGGCCAAGCTCGCGGCCGGCACGTCGTGCACCGCGATGCCGGCGGGCTCGGGCATCCTCGATGCAGGGGCCGCCGTCGCATCGGCCCACTAA
- a CDS encoding glutamate/aspartate ABC transporter substrate-binding protein, protein MDRRLRWLAVALSCALAGTAHAQALTGTLKKIKDTGVVSLGIRESSVPFSYSDNQQKNIGYSRDIASRIIDQLKTELNAPNLAVKEIPITSQNRIPLLQNGTIDFECGSTTNTLERQKQAAFSNSIFLYGIRFSTRKDSGVKDFADLAGKTVATTAGTSDERLLRKLNEEKAMNMTIISAKDHAEAFMNVTTGRAVAFVMDEPLLYGEIAKDRNPGAYTVTGTPLVHENYACMMRRDDPAFKHVVDGVIAKMQTSGAAEKLYNQWFTQPIPPKGVSLNYPLSAEMKQLFRNPTDQAQY, encoded by the coding sequence ATGGATCGCCGCTTACGCTGGCTGGCCGTCGCGCTGTCCTGTGCGCTGGCGGGCACCGCGCACGCGCAGGCCCTCACCGGCACGCTGAAGAAGATCAAGGACACGGGTGTCGTGTCGCTGGGCATTCGCGAATCGTCGGTGCCGTTCTCGTATTCGGACAACCAGCAGAAGAACATCGGCTATTCGCGGGACATCGCGTCGCGCATCATCGATCAGTTGAAGACGGAACTGAACGCGCCGAACCTCGCCGTGAAGGAAATCCCGATCACGTCGCAGAACCGGATTCCGCTGTTGCAGAACGGGACGATCGATTTCGAATGCGGATCGACGACCAACACGCTCGAACGGCAGAAGCAGGCTGCGTTCTCGAACAGCATCTTTCTGTATGGCATCCGCTTCAGCACGCGCAAGGATTCCGGCGTGAAGGACTTCGCGGACCTGGCCGGCAAGACGGTCGCGACGACGGCCGGCACGTCGGACGAGCGCCTGCTGCGCAAGCTCAACGAAGAGAAGGCGATGAACATGACGATCATCAGCGCGAAGGATCATGCCGAAGCGTTCATGAACGTCACGACCGGGCGCGCGGTGGCGTTCGTGATGGACGAGCCGCTGCTGTACGGCGAGATCGCGAAGGACCGCAACCCGGGCGCGTACACGGTGACGGGCACGCCGCTCGTCCACGAGAACTACGCGTGCATGATGCGCAGGGACGATCCGGCGTTCAAGCACGTGGTCGACGGCGTGATCGCGAAGATGCAGACGTCGGGCGCGGCCGAGAAGCTCTACAACCAGTGGTTCACGCAGCCGATTCCGCCCAAGGGCGTGAGCCTGAACTATCCGCTGTCGGCGGAGATGAAGCAGCTGTTCAGGAATCCAACGGATCAGGCGCAGTATTGA